One genomic window of Tachypleus tridentatus isolate NWPU-2018 chromosome 12, ASM421037v1, whole genome shotgun sequence includes the following:
- the LOC143235077 gene encoding uncharacterized protein LOC143235077 has product MASGLSEATEERKVSILLYTLGSKYTTVFDNFGLTEAQQKNYKHVIREFDNYFQPTKVTKLYMKKFEDRKQQPGETVSQYISALREIAQNCEYGDTLEQQLCKQISVGVSDRALRDRLWSEDLTLKQITEKCHHHEQKLESLKEIEGSTSTVTDVNYVRRGRGQSRGRSRHRSQGSRNQQRRGT; this is encoded by the coding sequence ATGGCATCAGGGTTATCAGAGGCAACAGAAGAACGTaaagtgtctatattgttgtacACACTCGGGTCGAAATACACGACAGTTTTCGACAATTTTGGACTGACAGAAGCTCAACAGAAGAACTATAAACATGTAATCAGAGAATTCGACAACTATTTTCAGCCAACCAaggtaacaaagttgtacatgaAAAAGTTTGAGGACCGAAAGCAGCAACCAGGTGAGACTGTGTCCCAGTATATCAGTGCACTTAGAGAGATAGCACAGAACTGTGAGTATGGTGATACTCTCGAACAACAGTTGTGTAAACAAATCAGCGTAGGCGTCAGTGATCGAGCATTAAGAGATAGACTGTGGTCAGAGGATCTGACACTGAAACAGATTACAGAGAAATGTCATCACCATGAACAGAAACTAGAATCACTGAAGGAAATCGAAGGATCCACAAGTACCGTAACAGATGTAAACTATGTACGTCGAGGTCGAGGTCAAAGCAGAGGTCGTAGTCGCCACAGAAGTCAAGGTTCCAGAAACCAACAAAGACGAGGCACATAG